The Metabacillus litoralis genome contains a region encoding:
- the fliH gene encoding flagellar assembly protein FliH — protein MSRLIKSQFTNHHDDKKTIAVQQLQLFMQDKVTQDDPELLKESSYIIQTARVEAEKIIQSAHEESSRIKQQIDGERNEWHQEREQLVEQAMQEGHAEGLELGRQEALRQYHAHIEESKRMIDMAKHDYDEVIQSAENTILELSIKVAEKIISSKLVDSQENFLPLVKKGLLEVKEYENIKIHVHPCYYELVLSQKDELKTLVTNDTDLYVYANAELNEQDCFIESAFGRIDLSIDTQLEQLKKQLLDLLDER, from the coding sequence TTGTCTAGGCTTATTAAGTCTCAATTCACTAATCATCATGATGACAAAAAAACGATAGCAGTCCAGCAACTTCAGTTATTCATGCAAGATAAAGTAACTCAAGATGACCCTGAGTTATTAAAAGAATCTTCATATATTATCCAAACAGCAAGAGTAGAAGCAGAGAAGATCATCCAATCTGCACATGAAGAGTCATCTAGAATAAAGCAGCAAATAGATGGTGAAAGAAATGAATGGCATCAAGAACGTGAACAATTAGTAGAACAGGCCATGCAAGAGGGGCATGCAGAAGGTTTGGAACTGGGAAGACAAGAAGCACTAAGACAATATCATGCTCATATAGAAGAGTCGAAAAGAATGATCGATATGGCAAAGCATGATTATGATGAAGTTATTCAATCTGCTGAAAATACAATCTTAGAACTATCGATAAAAGTAGCAGAAAAAATTATTAGTTCTAAACTTGTTGATTCACAGGAGAATTTTCTTCCTTTAGTAAAAAAGGGGCTTCTTGAAGTAAAAGAATATGAAAATATTAAAATACATGTTCATCCTTGTTACTACGAATTAGTGTTAAGTCAAAAAGATGAATTAAAAACATTGGTGACAAATGACACAGACTTATATGTTTATGCTAATGCAGAATTAAATGAGCAGGATTGCTTTATCGAATCTGCTTTTGGGCGAATTGATCTAAGTATTGATACTCAATTAGAGCAATTAAAAAAGCAATTACTAGATTTACTTGATGAGAGGTGA
- the fliE gene encoding flagellar hook-basal body complex protein FliE, translating into MINRISPFQVTTTQPVQPKATNITNIQNENKISFAETLKQSINEINKAQLESDKMTEALASGKNVELHDVMIASQKSSITLLTAIEVRNKAIEAYQEMMRMQV; encoded by the coding sequence ATGATTAATAGAATAAGTCCATTTCAAGTAACAACAACTCAGCCTGTTCAACCAAAGGCTACAAATATAACAAATATCCAGAACGAAAATAAAATTAGTTTTGCAGAAACGTTAAAACAATCTATTAATGAGATCAATAAAGCACAACTAGAATCAGATAAAATGACAGAGGCTCTTGCAAGCGGCAAAAATGTGGAACTTCATGATGTCATGATTGCATCCCAGAAATCAAGTATTACGCTTCTAACAGCTATAGAAGTCAGAAATAAAGCGATTGAAGCATATCAAGAAATGATGAGAATGCAGGTTTAG
- the flgB gene encoding flagellar basal body rod protein FlgB, which produces MKLFSNTINSLENALSHSTAKQKVISNNIANVDTPNYKSQEVRFNTALSNEMQKLQATKTNAKHIEFGGSDTSNYRIVSRNNTNYQHNGNNVDIDQEMTEMAKNQIQYNALIERISGKFNSLKTVIKGGN; this is translated from the coding sequence ATGAAATTATTTTCAAATACAATAAATAGTTTAGAAAACGCACTTTCTCATTCAACTGCTAAGCAAAAGGTAATCTCTAATAACATTGCCAATGTTGATACCCCGAATTATAAATCTCAAGAGGTTCGGTTTAATACTGCATTATCAAATGAAATGCAAAAGCTTCAGGCTACAAAGACAAACGCCAAACACATTGAATTTGGTGGTTCAGATACGTCAAACTATAGAATCGTTTCAAGAAATAATACAAATTATCAACATAATGGAAATAACGTTGATATTGATCAAGAAATGACAGAGATGGCAAAAAATCAAATTCAATATAATGCGCTCATTGAAAGAATAAGTGGGAAATTTAACTCACTTAAAACAGTGATTAAAGGTGGCAATTAA
- the hslU gene encoding HslU--HslV peptidase ATPase subunit: protein MNKQLTPKEIVERLDQYIIGQKDAKKAVAVALRNRYRRSLLTEKLREEVVPKNILMIGPTGVGKTEIARRIAKLAHAPFIKVEATKFTEVGYVGRDVESMVRDLVETAVRLVKEEKIANVKGLAEENANKRLIELLVPSKKKQSAAKNPLEMLFGGASQQSQDHEESSTEESTLQEKRRRISHQLALGELEDHYVTVEVEEQQASMFDLLQGSGMEQMGMNMQDALGSFMPKKKKKRKLTVREARKVLTNEEASKLIDMEDVTQEAIIRSEQTGIIFIDEIDKIAGKSKGGSSADVSREGVQRDILPIVEGSTVVTKYGSVKTDHMLFIAAGAFHIAKPSDLIPELQGRFPIRVELTKLSVDDFVKILVEPDNALLKQYQALIETEGIQLEFSDDAIRRIAEVAFEVNQNTDNIGARRLHTILERLLEDLSFEAPDINLEKIDITPQYVEDKLGKISKNKDLSQFIL from the coding sequence ATGAATAAACAGTTAACCCCTAAAGAAATTGTTGAGCGATTAGATCAATATATTATAGGACAAAAGGATGCAAAAAAAGCGGTAGCAGTAGCCTTAAGAAATCGCTATAGAAGAAGCTTATTAACTGAAAAGCTACGCGAGGAAGTTGTTCCTAAAAACATTCTTATGATTGGACCTACAGGTGTTGGGAAAACTGAGATAGCAAGGAGAATTGCAAAACTTGCGCATGCACCTTTTATTAAAGTTGAAGCAACAAAATTTACTGAAGTCGGCTATGTTGGTAGGGATGTTGAATCAATGGTGCGTGATCTGGTTGAGACTGCCGTTCGATTAGTTAAAGAAGAAAAAATAGCTAACGTTAAAGGCCTTGCTGAGGAAAATGCTAATAAACGTTTAATTGAGCTACTTGTTCCAAGTAAGAAAAAACAATCAGCAGCGAAAAATCCTTTGGAAATGCTTTTTGGGGGAGCGAGTCAACAATCCCAAGATCACGAGGAAAGCTCAACAGAAGAATCTACTCTTCAAGAAAAGCGTCGTAGAATCTCACATCAATTAGCGTTAGGTGAATTAGAAGATCATTATGTTACTGTCGAGGTTGAAGAACAACAAGCATCAATGTTTGATCTACTTCAAGGCTCAGGTATGGAACAAATGGGGATGAACATGCAGGATGCCCTTGGAAGTTTTATGCCTAAGAAAAAGAAAAAGAGAAAGTTAACTGTTAGAGAAGCAAGAAAAGTTTTAACAAATGAAGAAGCTAGTAAACTAATTGATATGGAAGATGTAACACAGGAAGCTATTATACGATCTGAACAAACCGGAATTATTTTCATAGATGAAATCGATAAAATAGCAGGTAAGTCTAAGGGTGGATCTTCAGCAGATGTTTCTAGAGAAGGAGTACAACGTGATATTCTTCCGATTGTTGAAGGATCTACTGTTGTAACGAAATATGGATCAGTCAAGACAGATCATATGTTATTTATTGCTGCTGGTGCCTTTCATATCGCTAAGCCATCTGACCTTATTCCGGAACTACAAGGAAGATTTCCAATTCGTGTAGAATTGACTAAACTTAGTGTAGATGATTTTGTAAAGATCCTTGTAGAGCCTGATAATGCTTTATTAAAACAATATCAAGCGTTAATTGAAACAGAAGGTATACAATTAGAATTTTCTGACGATGCTATTCGTAGGATAGCTGAAGTTGCGTTTGAGGTAAATCAAAATACTGATAATATTGGTGCGAGGAGATTACATACAATTCTTGAACGATTATTAGAAGATTTATCTTTTGAGGCGCCTGATATTAATTTAGAAAAGATTGACATTACGCCACAGTATGTCGAAGACAAACTTGGAAAAATATCTAAAAACAAAGATTTAAGCCAATTTATATTATAA
- the flgC gene encoding flagellar basal body rod protein FlgC — protein sequence MSIFHSINTSGSALTAQRVRMDVISSNMANMDTTRGEFIDGEWQPYRRKMVVTQPQGNSFSSFLNKAMGSSTKADGVKVTEIVEDDTPFELVYDPEHPDANDEGYVAMPNVDPLKEMVDLISSTRSYEANVTAMNASKGMLMKALEIGK from the coding sequence ATGTCTATTTTTCATTCAATAAACACATCTGGTTCAGCATTAACTGCTCAGCGGGTTAGAATGGACGTTATTTCTTCGAATATGGCTAATATGGACACAACCAGAGGGGAATTCATTGATGGTGAGTGGCAACCATATCGCAGAAAAATGGTTGTCACTCAGCCCCAAGGAAATAGTTTTTCCTCTTTTCTTAATAAGGCAATGGGCTCATCAACAAAAGCTGATGGGGTAAAAGTAACGGAAATTGTCGAAGATGATACTCCGTTTGAATTAGTCTATGACCCTGAGCATCCAGACGCTAATGATGAAGGCTATGTCGCGATGCCGAATGTTGACCCTTTAAAGGAAATGGTTGATCTTATTAGTAGCACTCGATCATATGAAGCAAATGTTACTGCAATGAATGCTTCTAAAGGAATGCTGATGAAAGCATTAGAAATTGGGAAATAG
- the fliI gene encoding flagellar protein export ATPase FliI, producing the protein MRAVDLIHTIDSLDSYKRYGKVKRVVGLMIESRGPESSIGDLCYIYTGSSKKTKIPAEVVGFKDENVLLMPYLQVTHISPGSIVEATDEPLTVKVGMGLIGQVVDAFGLPLNESNLPKGLASVPTDQSPPNPMKRPPIHEKMEVGVRVIDSLLTVGKGQRVGIFAGSGVGKSTLMGMIARNTNADLNVIALIGERGREVREFIDKDLGPEGLKRSIVVVATSDQPALMRMKAAYTATAIAEYFRDKGLNVMFMMDSVTRVAMAQREIGLAVGEPPTTKGYTPSVFAILPKLLERTGTNEQGTITAFYTVLVDGDDLNEPISDTVRGILDGHIVLDRQLANKGQFPAINVLKSISRVMNQIVDSGHKSSASKLRDLLSTYLNSEDLINIGAYKRSSSREIDEAIKFYPKIISFLKQNVEDKVTIEQSILSLNQLIEKGDF; encoded by the coding sequence TTGAGAGCAGTCGATCTGATTCATACAATTGACAGTTTAGATTCCTATAAGCGTTATGGAAAAGTAAAAAGGGTAGTCGGGTTGATGATTGAATCAAGAGGACCTGAAAGCTCAATTGGTGACCTTTGTTATATTTATACCGGATCATCTAAGAAAACAAAAATTCCGGCAGAGGTTGTTGGCTTTAAAGATGAAAATGTTCTGTTAATGCCATATTTGCAAGTGACGCATATATCACCTGGAAGTATTGTTGAAGCAACGGATGAACCTTTAACAGTAAAAGTCGGCATGGGTTTGATAGGACAAGTAGTCGATGCTTTTGGATTACCTTTAAATGAATCCAATCTTCCAAAGGGCCTAGCAAGTGTACCAACTGATCAATCTCCTCCCAATCCAATGAAGCGTCCACCCATCCATGAGAAAATGGAAGTTGGAGTCCGTGTTATTGATAGCTTGTTAACGGTTGGAAAAGGTCAGCGTGTAGGTATTTTTGCTGGTAGTGGTGTTGGTAAAAGTACATTAATGGGTATGATTGCTCGAAACACAAATGCAGATTTAAATGTGATCGCGCTCATAGGTGAACGTGGACGTGAGGTAAGAGAGTTTATTGATAAAGATCTTGGACCTGAAGGATTAAAAAGATCAATTGTTGTTGTTGCCACTTCAGATCAGCCGGCTCTTATGAGGATGAAGGCGGCGTATACCGCAACTGCTATTGCTGAGTATTTTCGTGATAAAGGGTTAAATGTCATGTTTATGATGGACTCTGTTACGCGTGTGGCAATGGCACAGCGTGAAATCGGACTTGCAGTAGGGGAACCACCAACAACAAAAGGATATACCCCATCGGTTTTTGCCATTTTGCCTAAACTATTGGAACGAACTGGTACAAATGAGCAAGGAACAATCACTGCTTTTTATACAGTTCTTGTTGATGGTGATGATTTAAATGAACCAATCTCAGATACTGTTCGAGGTATATTAGATGGTCATATTGTATTGGACCGACAACTCGCAAATAAAGGACAATTCCCAGCAATTAATGTTCTGAAAAGCATTAGTCGTGTTATGAATCAAATCGTTGATTCAGGACACAAAAGTTCAGCATCAAAACTACGTGATCTCCTTTCAACCTATTTGAATTCCGAAGATTTAATTAATATCGGGGCTTATAAAAGAAGTTCTTCACGGGAAATTGATGAAGCAATTAAATTTTATCCGAAAATTATTTCGTTTTTAAAGCAAAATGTTGAAGATAAAGTAACAATTGAACAAAGTATTCTTTCACTTAATCAGTTAATCGAAAAAGGTGATTTTTAA
- the fliJ gene encoding flagellar export protein FliJ: MVNPFRFQKIMDVKENEKEQSLAEYNQSVNDFEDVANKLYDSLKQKEVLEETTLARLNSGMSVQEIRHYQQFVSNIEKTITHYQKLVQLTRNRMNEKQIKLMQKNIEVKKYEKLKEKQLEQYILATKHSENKQMDDLSIQSYMYRGS, translated from the coding sequence ATGGTAAATCCATTTCGATTCCAAAAAATAATGGATGTTAAAGAAAATGAAAAAGAACAATCACTAGCTGAGTATAATCAATCCGTAAATGATTTTGAGGATGTAGCGAACAAATTATACGATTCTTTGAAACAAAAAGAAGTGTTAGAGGAAACAACTCTTGCGCGATTAAATAGTGGAATGTCTGTTCAGGAAATTAGACATTATCAACAATTTGTTAGCAATATCGAAAAAACAATTACTCATTATCAAAAACTGGTTCAGTTAACAAGAAACAGAATGAATGAAAAACAGATAAAGCTTATGCAGAAAAATATTGAAGTGAAAAAATACGAAAAGCTGAAAGAAAAACAGCTGGAACAGTATATTTTGGCAACAAAACATTCTGAAAACAAGCAAATGGATGATCTTTCTATCCAATCTTATATGTATCGTGGAAGTTAG
- the codY gene encoding GTP-sensing pleiotropic transcriptional regulator CodY, with the protein MALLQKTRKINAMLQRAAGKPVNFKEMAEKLSEVIEANIFVVSRRGKLLGFAVNQLIENERMKKMLEDRQFPEGYTNNLFNITETSSNIDVYSEYTAFPVENRELFKNGLTTIVPIIGGGERLGTLILARVQEQFEDEDLILAEYGATVVGMEILREKAEEIEEEARSKAVVQMAISSLSYSELEAIEHIFEELSGNEGLLVASKIADRVGITRSVIVNALRKLESAGVIESRSLGMKGTYIKVLNAKFLVELEKLKTN; encoded by the coding sequence ATGGCTCTATTACAGAAAACACGTAAAATTAATGCAATGCTTCAAAGAGCAGCAGGGAAACCAGTTAACTTCAAAGAAATGGCTGAAAAGCTAAGTGAAGTGATTGAAGCAAATATCTTTGTTGTAAGCAGAAGAGGAAAATTACTGGGCTTTGCAGTTAATCAGCTTATTGAAAACGAGAGAATGAAAAAAATGCTTGAAGACCGTCAGTTTCCTGAAGGTTATACAAACAATCTTTTTAACATAACAGAAACATCTTCAAACATTGATGTTTATAGTGAATATACTGCATTTCCAGTTGAAAATCGTGAATTATTTAAAAACGGCTTAACAACTATCGTACCGATCATTGGTGGTGGAGAGCGTCTAGGAACATTAATTTTAGCAAGAGTACAAGAACAATTTGAAGATGAAGATCTAATTCTTGCTGAATATGGAGCTACTGTTGTAGGTATGGAGATTCTGCGTGAAAAAGCTGAAGAAATCGAAGAAGAAGCACGAAGCAAAGCGGTTGTACAAATGGCTATCAGTTCATTATCATACAGTGAATTAGAAGCAATTGAACATATATTTGAAGAATTAAGCGGAAATGAAGGACTTTTAGTTGCTAGTAAAATAGCTGATCGTGTAGGGATTACAAGATCTGTTATTGTAAATGCACTTCGTAAGCTCGAGAGTGCAGGTGTTATTGAATCCCGTTCTTTAGGGATGAAAGGAACATATATAAAAGTTCTAAATGCTAAATTCTTAGTTGAATTAGAGAAATTAAAAACAAATTAA
- the fliG gene encoding flagellar motor switch protein FliG — MARKDNNTLTGKQKAAILLISLGPEVSASVYKHLSEEEIEKLTLEISGVRKVDSEKKEEIIEEFHDIAMAQDFITQGGIAYAKEVLEKALGEDKATSIIHRLTSSLQVKPFDFARKADPSQILNFIQNEHPQTIALILSYLEPTQSGQILSELPQELQADVARRIAVMDRTAPEIINEVEQILERKLSSTVTQDFTQTGGIEAVVEVLNGVDRTTERTILDSLEIQDPVLAEEIKKRMFVFEDIVTLDNRAIQRVIRDVENDDLMLSLKVASEEVRDVVFKNMSKRMVDTFKEEMEFMGPVRLRDVEEAQSRIVGVIRRLEEAGEIVIARGGGDDIIV, encoded by the coding sequence ATGGCTAGGAAAGATAATAACACATTAACAGGTAAACAGAAGGCTGCCATTCTTTTAATCTCTTTAGGACCAGAAGTATCAGCATCTGTATATAAACATTTGTCTGAAGAAGAAATCGAAAAATTAACATTAGAGATTTCAGGTGTACGAAAGGTCGATTCCGAAAAGAAAGAAGAAATTATTGAGGAATTTCATGATATTGCAATGGCACAAGATTTTATCACCCAAGGTGGTATTGCTTACGCAAAAGAGGTACTTGAAAAGGCATTAGGTGAGGATAAAGCAACTAGCATTATCCATCGACTAACATCTTCCTTACAAGTGAAACCATTTGACTTTGCAAGAAAGGCAGATCCATCACAGATTTTAAACTTTATTCAAAATGAGCATCCTCAGACAATTGCCCTGATTCTTTCTTATTTAGAACCGACTCAATCAGGACAAATTTTATCTGAGCTTCCACAAGAACTGCAAGCTGATGTTGCGCGAAGAATTGCTGTAATGGATAGAACAGCTCCTGAAATAATTAATGAGGTTGAACAGATACTTGAACGCAAGCTTTCATCAACAGTTACTCAAGACTTTACACAAACTGGTGGAATTGAGGCAGTTGTTGAAGTATTAAATGGAGTGGATCGAACAACAGAAAGAACCATCCTTGATTCACTTGAGATTCAGGATCCTGTATTGGCTGAAGAAATTAAAAAGAGAATGTTTGTCTTTGAAGACATTGTTACACTTGATAATCGTGCAATACAGCGTGTGATTAGAGATGTAGAAAACGATGATTTAATGCTTTCACTTAAAGTTGCTAGTGAAGAAGTTAGAGATGTTGTCTTTAAGAATATGTCTAAACGAATGGTTGATACGTTCAAAGAAGAAATGGAATTTATGGGACCAGTTAGACTTCGTGATGTAGAAGAGGCACAATCAAGAATTGTTGGAGTTATTAGAAGGCTTGAAGAAGCTGGTGAAATTGTCATTGCCCGTGGTGGAGGAGATGATATTATTGTCTAG
- the fliF gene encoding flagellar basal-body MS-ring/collar protein FliF: MNEKMMNTKDKLTGLWQERSKGQKTLIITGTILFFVIAGLLTYFVSKPNLVPLYSNLSPAETGQIKETLDAKGVQSEISNNGSTIMVPKEMVDTLMVELAAEGVPNTGTIDYSYFGKDSGFGMTDKEFDVIKLKATQTELSNLMKGIDGVNNANVMINLPAESVFVGDQTEGSSASVVLNLKPGAQLDQEKVNALFHLVSKSVPNLSTDNIVIMDQNFNYYDLNNGQNSSPGTSYASQQEIKAQIEQDIQRDVQKLLGTMMGQDKVVVAVTTDIDFTQENREENLVSPVVEGTDEGIAVSVERITEAYTGDGAAAGGVNGVGENDIPAYEATAGGAGNGDYERIEERVNNEVNRINKQIVESPYKIRDLGIQVMVEPPDPENLDSFSPEREEDIQQILSTIVRTSINKEADAEPLTQEQLEEKVVVSVQPFDGKQQLAEAEATPVIPIWMYIVGGVLLLAIIVLIILLVRKKKQENEELEEEEEDLQDGPTFDIQDINNNEIETETTVRKKQLEKMAKEKPEDFAKLLRTWISEE; the protein is encoded by the coding sequence ATGAACGAAAAAATGATGAATACAAAAGATAAACTAACTGGGTTATGGCAAGAAAGAAGTAAAGGACAAAAAACCCTTATTATAACAGGTACCATTCTATTTTTTGTTATAGCAGGGCTATTGACTTATTTTGTGTCAAAACCTAATTTAGTTCCTCTTTATTCTAATCTTTCTCCTGCTGAAACAGGTCAAATTAAAGAAACACTTGATGCGAAGGGTGTTCAGTCCGAAATCTCAAATAATGGTTCAACGATTATGGTACCAAAAGAGATGGTGGACACATTGATGGTTGAACTAGCAGCTGAAGGTGTTCCAAATACGGGAACAATTGACTATTCCTATTTTGGTAAGGATTCTGGATTTGGAATGACGGATAAAGAGTTTGATGTGATAAAACTTAAGGCTACTCAAACAGAACTTTCGAACTTAATGAAGGGGATAGACGGAGTTAATAATGCAAATGTCATGATTAATCTTCCAGCAGAATCTGTTTTTGTAGGTGATCAAACTGAAGGTTCATCTGCTTCAGTTGTTTTAAATTTAAAACCTGGAGCTCAATTAGATCAAGAAAAAGTTAATGCACTTTTCCACTTAGTGTCAAAAAGTGTTCCAAATCTTTCTACAGATAATATCGTCATTATGGATCAAAACTTTAACTATTATGATCTAAATAATGGTCAAAACTCTTCACCAGGTACAAGCTATGCTTCTCAGCAAGAAATTAAAGCTCAAATTGAACAAGATATTCAACGAGATGTTCAAAAGTTATTGGGTACGATGATGGGGCAAGACAAAGTTGTTGTTGCTGTAACAACAGATATTGACTTCACTCAAGAAAATCGTGAAGAAAATCTTGTATCTCCGGTAGTTGAAGGTACTGATGAAGGAATTGCGGTCAGTGTTGAAAGAATTACAGAAGCCTACACGGGAGATGGAGCAGCGGCTGGTGGAGTGAATGGAGTTGGAGAGAACGATATTCCAGCTTATGAAGCAACAGCCGGAGGCGCTGGTAACGGAGATTATGAACGTATTGAAGAAAGAGTAAATAATGAAGTAAATCGTATTAATAAACAGATTGTAGAAAGTCCATATAAAATACGTGACTTAGGAATTCAAGTGATGGTTGAACCACCAGATCCAGAAAATCTGGATTCATTTTCACCTGAACGCGAAGAAGATATTCAACAAATATTATCAACAATTGTAAGAACATCAATTAATAAAGAAGCTGATGCAGAGCCTTTAACGCAAGAGCAACTTGAAGAAAAAGTAGTCGTTTCTGTACAACCGTTCGATGGTAAGCAGCAACTTGCAGAAGCTGAAGCTACTCCAGTTATTCCAATTTGGATGTACATTGTAGGAGGAGTATTACTATTAGCAATCATTGTTCTTATCATTCTACTAGTTAGAAAGAAAAAGCAAGAAAATGAAGAGCTTGAAGAAGAAGAAGAAGACCTACAGGATGGACCCACATTTGATATACAAGATATCAACAACAACGAAATTGAAACAGAAACTACAGTTCGTAAAAAGCAGCTAGAAAAAATGGCGAAAGAAAAACCAGAAGATTTTGCAAAACTGTTACGAACTTGGATTTCTGAGGAATAG